A genomic segment from Triticum dicoccoides isolate Atlit2015 ecotype Zavitan chromosome 1A, WEW_v2.0, whole genome shotgun sequence encodes:
- the LOC119363541 gene encoding protein FAR1-RELATED SEQUENCE 5-like isoform X3, whose translation MATPTTSRLHVHLLPALPSCPPRAPSSSAPSARGPSRRLASRLYCSSPPVEAPPSGKGGEYRPSFADDFLLAFFRAKMVEVFVEKCKYLEESKCLGICINTCKLPTQTFFKDHMGVDLYMEPNFEDYSCQFNFGVPPPPIDTDKALKEPCLDICTNARRRRELGSSGGPDGLCPQKMVDEELTDIMVDMEFGELMKDWIEDWSDDENSDREDRSENGNEWDDLNIDELDNDQENNSELSNEDYISQFIFECHNAYDYYGESDVETGLNDESLDAPGSGQSESSVIMSEVIQDDGAKNVQDTASADDKRDMFMQIMEMISTSHDAAYDSYNNYARDNGFNIRKNKVRYSKTESCHMRYRRFVCSRQGKRDSKLLTEEGHSRRFRAETRCFCEAHLTVKLDQKRGVWYVESFEDKHSHMLAGPNEVPFLWSHRKIKEYQKHEIMFMGAAGIRIDDMMDCFISKHVWYSGVGFTRREIYNLCAKEKRKLLSKGDAATAIGIMSSRKQRDPSFFFEYMLDKEGHLNRMFWCDSQSRHDYEDFGDVLVFDSTYKMNRYGMPFIPFVGLNNHRKTTVFGCAIVSDETEETYVWLLQTFLRSMCQKMPKSVITDADTAMIKAIREVLPDVWHRICTWHIEKNMKIHLSHKSLKEFRTLLYYSTSTVTFEERWHAFSKRWQSEKTVTWLRRMYKKRRPWAAAYLTEGFWLGMKSNQQSESLNSCLHLHLDGEMTLVDMILHYENTVVRIRENEARDDCTASQSLPVAITSSRELEIAASHVFTPANFYMLQDDLKKIDGMEIIEIKLGDESQQYIMAWKNNRRRRFWVEYTPVNSAETIRCSCRRMIRKGLPCKHIFHVLKHLNISEIPKCLVLIRFTKEARLGLPARRTSDLLGFGWTGARERMKYSQVSVLASEAIHAACKHPALWDQLQESLKDVIAKRHEYDLLQENLLKQTNDISKCAVEYVDDDEGNMIEVKDPMKVSSKGATKVDESRPVSKNGRPLSIDELKTRCGACNLVGHTRHSKKCKLNQKIREGTRVEHLLQLFTVLIGRLILWLR comes from the exons ATGGCGACTCCGACCACGAGCCGTCTCCACGTCCACCTCCTCCCCGCCCTCCCATCCTGCCCACCTCGCGCTCCGTCCTCCTCAGCCCCATCAGCTCGGGGACCCAGCCGTCGGCTTGCCTCCCGGCTCTACTGCTCCTCGCCGCCG GTGGAAGCGCCGCCGTCCGGCAAGGGCGGCGAGTACCGGCCCTCCTTCGCCGACGACTTCCTCCTCGCCTTCTTCCGGGCCAAGATGGTGGAG GTGTTTGTCGAGAAGTGTAAATATTTGGAAGAGAGCAAATGTCTTGGCATTTGTATCAACACGTGCAAACTGCCAACCCAG ACCTTCTTCAAGGATCACATGGGCGTCGATTTGTATATGGAGCCAAATTTTGAAGACTATAGCTGCCAG TTCAACTTTGGAGTTCCACCCCCACCTATCGACACCGACAAGGCCCTGAAGGAACCATGCTTGGACATATGCACAAACGCGAGACGGCGCAGAGAGCTTGGCAGCAGCGGTGGCCCAGATGGTCTATGCCCCCAG AAAATGGTGGACGAGGAGTTAACCGATATCATGGTAGACATGGAGTTTGGAGAACTGATGAAAGACTGGATAGAAGATTGGTCAGATGATGAAAATTCAGATCGTGAAGATCGGTCAGAGAATGGGAACGAATGGGACGATCTTAAT ATCGATGAGCTTGATAATGATCAGGAAAACAACTCGGAGCTCTCGAATGAAGATTACATTAGTCAG TTCATTTTCGAATGTCATAATGCGTACGACTATTACGGTGAATCCGACGTGGAGACAGGCCTTAACGACGAATCATTAGATGCACCTGGTTCTGGGCAGTCCGAGTCGTCGGTCATCATGAGTGAG GTGATACAAGATGATGGGGCAAAGAATGTCCAAGATACTGCCAgtgcagatgataagagggatatgttcatgcaGATAATGGAAATGATTTCTACGTCTCACGATGCTGCGTATGACTCCTACAACAACTATGCTAGAGATAATGGTTTCAACATTAGAAAGAATAAGGTTAGGTATAGCAAAACAGAGTCATGTCATATGCGTTATAGGCGGTTTGTTTGTTCAAGACAAGGGAAACGTGACAGCAAGTTGCTAACCGAGGAAGGACACAGCCGTAGGTTCAGAGCTGAGACACGCTGCTTTTGTGAAGCGCACCTGACCGTCAAGCTTGACCAAAAGCGTGGGGTTtggtatgttgaaagttttgaggaTAAGCATAGCCATATGTTGGCAGGACCAAACGAGGTACCTTTTCTTTGGTCCCACAGAAAAATCAAAGAGTACCAGAAGCATGAGATAATGTTCATGGGAGCTGCAGGGATTAGAATTGACGACATGATGGATTGCTTCATCAGCAAACATGTATGGTACAGCGGTGTTGGTTTTACCAGGCGTGAAATATACAACCTTTGCGCCAAGGAGAAGAGGAAGTTGCTTTCAAAAGGTGATGCTGCCACAGCCATAGGCATCATGTCTAGTAGGAAACAAAGGGATCCTAGCTTCTTTTTCGAGTACATGCTAGATAAGGAAGGACATTTGAATAGGATGTTCTGGTGCGACTCCCAGTCTCGTCATGACTATGAGGACTTCGGCGACGTGCTTGTATTTGACAGCACGTACAAGATGAACCGCTAtggtatgccattcataccttttgttggtcttaacaatcaccggaagaccactgtttttggttgtgccatagtTTCGGACGAGACCGAGGAGACATACGTGTGGCTTCTGCAGACTTTTTTAAggtccatgtgtcaaaagatgcCTAAGAGTGTTATCACAGACGCCGACACTGCGATGATCAAGGCAATTCGCGAAGTCTTGCCAGACGTGTGGCACCGTATATGTACGTGGCACATAGAGAAAAATATGAAGATTCACCTCAGTCACAAGTCCTTGAAGGAGTTCCGAACTCTTCTGTACTACAGCACGTCCACAGTAACGTTTGAGGAGAGATGGCACGCATTTTCCAAAAGATGGCAGTCGGAAAAAACTGTAACATGGTTGAGGCGGATGTATAAAAAGAGGAGACCGTGGGCCGCGGCATATCTAACAGAGGGGTTTTGGCTTGGCATGAAAAGCAACCAGCAGAGTGAAAGCCTGAACTCatgccttcacctccacctagaCGGTGAAATGACCCTGGTGGATATGATTTTGCACTATGAGAACACCGTTGTGCGTATCCGTGAAAACGAGGCGCGAGATGACTGCACGGCCTCACAGAGTTTACCGGTGGCAAttactagctcgagggaacttgagatagctgcttctcacgtcttcactccagcaaacttctatatgttgcaagaTGATCTTAAAAAAATTGATGGCATGGAGATTATAGAAATAAAGCTGGGAGATGAATCACAGCAGTACATCATGGCCTGGAAGAATAACCGGAGGCGCCGTTTTTGGGTGGAGTATACACCAGTAAATTCCGCAGAAACTATAAGGTGCAGCTGCAGAAGAATGATTCGAAAGGGTCTACCTTGCAAGCACATATTCCATGTACTGAAGCACTTGAACatatctgaaataccaaagtgtttagttcttATTCGGTTCACAAAAGAAGCAAGGTTGGGACTGCCCGCGAGGCGCACAAGCGATCTGTTGGGATTTGGTTGGACTGGGGCCCGggaaagaatgaaatatagccagGTCAGTGTGTTAGCGTCTGAAGCTATACATGCGGCATGCAAACACCCTGCTTTGTGGGATCAGTTACAGGAGAGTTTGAAGGATGTGATAGCTAAGAGGCATGAGTATGATCTGCTACAGGAAAATTTGTTGAAGCAAACAAATGACATCAGTAAGTGTGCAGTTGAATATGTGGACGATGATGAAGGCAACATGATTGAGGTTAAAGATCCTATGAAAGTGTCAAGCAAAGGTGCAACAAAGGTAGATGAGAGCCGCCCTGTCTCGAAAAATGGTAGACCACTCTCTATTGATGAGTTGAAAACCCGGTGCGGCGCTTGCAACTTGGTTGGACACACTAGACATAGCAAGAAATGCAAACTAAATCAGAA AATTAGAGAGGGAACAAGAGTAGAACACTTGCTTCAATTATTTACTGTGTTAATCGGCCGGCTCATACTTTGGCTAAGGTAG
- the LOC119363541 gene encoding protein FAR1-RELATED SEQUENCE 5-like isoform X5, translating to MGTCSVNSVALPNGKSLSSGVFVEKCKYLEESKCLGICINTCKLPTQTFFKDHMGVDLYMEPNFEDYSCQFNFGVPPPPIDTDKALKEPCLDICTNARRRRELGSSGGPDGLCPQKMVDEELTDIMVDMEFGELMKDWIEDWSDDENSDREDRSENGNEWDDLNIDELDNDQENNSELSNEDYISQFIFECHNAYDYYGESDVETGLNDESLDAPGSGQSESSVIMSEVIQDDGAKNVQDTASADDKRDMFMQIMEMISTSHDAAYDSYNNYARDNGFNIRKNKVRYSKTESCHMRYRRFVCSRQGKRDSKLLTEEGHSRRFRAETRCFCEAHLTVKLDQKRGVWYVESFEDKHSHMLAGPNEVPFLWSHRKIKEYQKHEIMFMGAAGIRIDDMMDCFISKHVWYSGVGFTRREIYNLCAKEKRKLLSKGDAATAIGIMSSRKQRDPSFFFEYMLDKEGHLNRMFWCDSQSRHDYEDFGDVLVFDSTYKMNRYGMPFIPFVGLNNHRKTTVFGCAIVSDETEETYVWLLQTFLRSMCQKMPKSVITDADTAMIKAIREVLPDVWHRICTWHIEKNMKIHLSHKSLKEFRTLLYYSTSTVTFEERWHAFSKRWQSEKTVTWLRRMYKKRRPWAAAYLTEGFWLGMKSNQQSESLNSCLHLHLDGEMTLVDMILHYENTVVRIRENEARDDCTASQSLPVAITSSRELEIAASHVFTPANFYMLQDDLKKIDGMEIIEIKLGDESQQYIMAWKNNRRRRFWVEYTPVNSAETIRCSCRRMIRKGLPCKHIFHVLKHLNISEIPKCLVLIRFTKEARLGLPARRTSDLLGFGWTGARERMKYSQVSVLASEAIHAACKHPALWDQLQESLKDVIAKRHEYDLLQENLLKQTNDISKCAVEYVDDDEGNMIEVKDPMKVSSKGATKVDESRPVSKNGRPLSIDELKTRCGACNLVGHTRHSKKCKLNQKIREGTRVEHLLQLFTVLIGRLILWLR from the exons ATGGGCACATGTTCAGTGAATTCTGTGGCACTGCCCAATGGGAAGTCGTTGTCAAGTGGG GTGTTTGTCGAGAAGTGTAAATATTTGGAAGAGAGCAAATGTCTTGGCATTTGTATCAACACGTGCAAACTGCCAACCCAG ACCTTCTTCAAGGATCACATGGGCGTCGATTTGTATATGGAGCCAAATTTTGAAGACTATAGCTGCCAG TTCAACTTTGGAGTTCCACCCCCACCTATCGACACCGACAAGGCCCTGAAGGAACCATGCTTGGACATATGCACAAACGCGAGACGGCGCAGAGAGCTTGGCAGCAGCGGTGGCCCAGATGGTCTATGCCCCCAG AAAATGGTGGACGAGGAGTTAACCGATATCATGGTAGACATGGAGTTTGGAGAACTGATGAAAGACTGGATAGAAGATTGGTCAGATGATGAAAATTCAGATCGTGAAGATCGGTCAGAGAATGGGAACGAATGGGACGATCTTAAT ATCGATGAGCTTGATAATGATCAGGAAAACAACTCGGAGCTCTCGAATGAAGATTACATTAGTCAG TTCATTTTCGAATGTCATAATGCGTACGACTATTACGGTGAATCCGACGTGGAGACAGGCCTTAACGACGAATCATTAGATGCACCTGGTTCTGGGCAGTCCGAGTCGTCGGTCATCATGAGTGAG GTGATACAAGATGATGGGGCAAAGAATGTCCAAGATACTGCCAgtgcagatgataagagggatatgttcatgcaGATAATGGAAATGATTTCTACGTCTCACGATGCTGCGTATGACTCCTACAACAACTATGCTAGAGATAATGGTTTCAACATTAGAAAGAATAAGGTTAGGTATAGCAAAACAGAGTCATGTCATATGCGTTATAGGCGGTTTGTTTGTTCAAGACAAGGGAAACGTGACAGCAAGTTGCTAACCGAGGAAGGACACAGCCGTAGGTTCAGAGCTGAGACACGCTGCTTTTGTGAAGCGCACCTGACCGTCAAGCTTGACCAAAAGCGTGGGGTTtggtatgttgaaagttttgaggaTAAGCATAGCCATATGTTGGCAGGACCAAACGAGGTACCTTTTCTTTGGTCCCACAGAAAAATCAAAGAGTACCAGAAGCATGAGATAATGTTCATGGGAGCTGCAGGGATTAGAATTGACGACATGATGGATTGCTTCATCAGCAAACATGTATGGTACAGCGGTGTTGGTTTTACCAGGCGTGAAATATACAACCTTTGCGCCAAGGAGAAGAGGAAGTTGCTTTCAAAAGGTGATGCTGCCACAGCCATAGGCATCATGTCTAGTAGGAAACAAAGGGATCCTAGCTTCTTTTTCGAGTACATGCTAGATAAGGAAGGACATTTGAATAGGATGTTCTGGTGCGACTCCCAGTCTCGTCATGACTATGAGGACTTCGGCGACGTGCTTGTATTTGACAGCACGTACAAGATGAACCGCTAtggtatgccattcataccttttgttggtcttaacaatcaccggaagaccactgtttttggttgtgccatagtTTCGGACGAGACCGAGGAGACATACGTGTGGCTTCTGCAGACTTTTTTAAggtccatgtgtcaaaagatgcCTAAGAGTGTTATCACAGACGCCGACACTGCGATGATCAAGGCAATTCGCGAAGTCTTGCCAGACGTGTGGCACCGTATATGTACGTGGCACATAGAGAAAAATATGAAGATTCACCTCAGTCACAAGTCCTTGAAGGAGTTCCGAACTCTTCTGTACTACAGCACGTCCACAGTAACGTTTGAGGAGAGATGGCACGCATTTTCCAAAAGATGGCAGTCGGAAAAAACTGTAACATGGTTGAGGCGGATGTATAAAAAGAGGAGACCGTGGGCCGCGGCATATCTAACAGAGGGGTTTTGGCTTGGCATGAAAAGCAACCAGCAGAGTGAAAGCCTGAACTCatgccttcacctccacctagaCGGTGAAATGACCCTGGTGGATATGATTTTGCACTATGAGAACACCGTTGTGCGTATCCGTGAAAACGAGGCGCGAGATGACTGCACGGCCTCACAGAGTTTACCGGTGGCAAttactagctcgagggaacttgagatagctgcttctcacgtcttcactccagcaaacttctatatgttgcaagaTGATCTTAAAAAAATTGATGGCATGGAGATTATAGAAATAAAGCTGGGAGATGAATCACAGCAGTACATCATGGCCTGGAAGAATAACCGGAGGCGCCGTTTTTGGGTGGAGTATACACCAGTAAATTCCGCAGAAACTATAAGGTGCAGCTGCAGAAGAATGATTCGAAAGGGTCTACCTTGCAAGCACATATTCCATGTACTGAAGCACTTGAACatatctgaaataccaaagtgtttagttcttATTCGGTTCACAAAAGAAGCAAGGTTGGGACTGCCCGCGAGGCGCACAAGCGATCTGTTGGGATTTGGTTGGACTGGGGCCCGggaaagaatgaaatatagccagGTCAGTGTGTTAGCGTCTGAAGCTATACATGCGGCATGCAAACACCCTGCTTTGTGGGATCAGTTACAGGAGAGTTTGAAGGATGTGATAGCTAAGAGGCATGAGTATGATCTGCTACAGGAAAATTTGTTGAAGCAAACAAATGACATCAGTAAGTGTGCAGTTGAATATGTGGACGATGATGAAGGCAACATGATTGAGGTTAAAGATCCTATGAAAGTGTCAAGCAAAGGTGCAACAAAGGTAGATGAGAGCCGCCCTGTCTCGAAAAATGGTAGACCACTCTCTATTGATGAGTTGAAAACCCGGTGCGGCGCTTGCAACTTGGTTGGACACACTAGACATAGCAAGAAATGCAAACTAAATCAGAA AATTAGAGAGGGAACAAGAGTAGAACACTTGCTTCAATTATTTACTGTGTTAATCGGCCGGCTCATACTTTGGCTAAGGTAG
- the LOC119363541 gene encoding protein FAR1-RELATED SEQUENCE 5-like isoform X4, translated as MIKGKNASETEQSAVRVLQALFPPLLLVLFKALLAPIANGQLASMMVARATVLSCQWLMGTCSVNSVALPNGKSLSSGVFVEKCKYLEESKCLGICINTCKLPTQTFFKDHMGVDLYMEPNFEDYSCQFNFGVPPPPIDTDKALKEPCLDICTNARRRRELGSSGGPDGLCPQKMVDEELTDIMVDMEFGELMKDWIEDWSDDENSDREDRSENGNEWDDLNIDELDNDQENNSELSNEDYISQFIFECHNAYDYYGESDVETGLNDESLDAPGSGQSESSVIMSEVIQDDGAKNVQDTASADDKRDMFMQIMEMISTSHDAAYDSYNNYARDNGFNIRKNKVRYSKTESCHMRYRRFVCSRQGKRDSKLLTEEGHSRRFRAETRCFCEAHLTVKLDQKRGVWYVESFEDKHSHMLAGPNEVPFLWSHRKIKEYQKHEIMFMGAAGIRIDDMMDCFISKHVWYSGVGFTRREIYNLCAKEKRKLLSKGDAATAIGIMSSRKQRDPSFFFEYMLDKEGHLNRMFWCDSQSRHDYEDFGDVLVFDSTYKMNRYGMPFIPFVGLNNHRKTTVFGCAIVSDETEETYVWLLQTFLRSMCQKMPKSVITDADTAMIKAIREVLPDVWHRICTWHIEKNMKIHLSHKSLKEFRTLLYYSTSTVTFEERWHAFSKRWQSEKTVTWLRRMYKKRRPWAAAYLTEGFWLGMKSNQQSESLNSCLHLHLDGEMTLVDMILHYENTVVRIRENEARDDCTASQSLPVAITSSRELEIAASHVFTPANFYMLQDDLKKIDGMEIIEIKLGDESQQYIMAWKNNRRRRFWVEYTPVNSAETIRCSCRRMIRKGLPCKHIFHVLKHLNISEIPKCLVLIRFTKEARLGLPARRTSDLLGFGWTGARERMKYSQVSVLASEAIHAACKHPALWDQLQESLKDVIAKRHEYDLLQENLLKQTNDISKCAVEYVDDDEGNMIEVKDPMKVSSKGATKVDESRPVSKNGRPLSIDELKTRCGACNLVGHTRHSKKCKLNQKIREGTRVEHLLQLFTVLIGRLILWLR; from the exons ATGATCAAGGGGAAGAATGCTTCGGAGACTGAGCAGTCAGCT GTCCGAGTACTCCAGGCACTATTCCCCCCTCTGTTGCTAGTCCTTTTCAAAGCACTTTTAGCACCAATTGCTAATGGCCAACTTGCATCCATGATGGTAG CTAGAGCAACAGTGCTTTCTTGCCAATGGCTGATGGGCACATGTTCAGTGAATTCTGTGGCACTGCCCAATGGGAAGTCGTTGTCAAGTGGG GTGTTTGTCGAGAAGTGTAAATATTTGGAAGAGAGCAAATGTCTTGGCATTTGTATCAACACGTGCAAACTGCCAACCCAG ACCTTCTTCAAGGATCACATGGGCGTCGATTTGTATATGGAGCCAAATTTTGAAGACTATAGCTGCCAG TTCAACTTTGGAGTTCCACCCCCACCTATCGACACCGACAAGGCCCTGAAGGAACCATGCTTGGACATATGCACAAACGCGAGACGGCGCAGAGAGCTTGGCAGCAGCGGTGGCCCAGATGGTCTATGCCCCCAG AAAATGGTGGACGAGGAGTTAACCGATATCATGGTAGACATGGAGTTTGGAGAACTGATGAAAGACTGGATAGAAGATTGGTCAGATGATGAAAATTCAGATCGTGAAGATCGGTCAGAGAATGGGAACGAATGGGACGATCTTAAT ATCGATGAGCTTGATAATGATCAGGAAAACAACTCGGAGCTCTCGAATGAAGATTACATTAGTCAG TTCATTTTCGAATGTCATAATGCGTACGACTATTACGGTGAATCCGACGTGGAGACAGGCCTTAACGACGAATCATTAGATGCACCTGGTTCTGGGCAGTCCGAGTCGTCGGTCATCATGAGTGAG GTGATACAAGATGATGGGGCAAAGAATGTCCAAGATACTGCCAgtgcagatgataagagggatatgttcatgcaGATAATGGAAATGATTTCTACGTCTCACGATGCTGCGTATGACTCCTACAACAACTATGCTAGAGATAATGGTTTCAACATTAGAAAGAATAAGGTTAGGTATAGCAAAACAGAGTCATGTCATATGCGTTATAGGCGGTTTGTTTGTTCAAGACAAGGGAAACGTGACAGCAAGTTGCTAACCGAGGAAGGACACAGCCGTAGGTTCAGAGCTGAGACACGCTGCTTTTGTGAAGCGCACCTGACCGTCAAGCTTGACCAAAAGCGTGGGGTTtggtatgttgaaagttttgaggaTAAGCATAGCCATATGTTGGCAGGACCAAACGAGGTACCTTTTCTTTGGTCCCACAGAAAAATCAAAGAGTACCAGAAGCATGAGATAATGTTCATGGGAGCTGCAGGGATTAGAATTGACGACATGATGGATTGCTTCATCAGCAAACATGTATGGTACAGCGGTGTTGGTTTTACCAGGCGTGAAATATACAACCTTTGCGCCAAGGAGAAGAGGAAGTTGCTTTCAAAAGGTGATGCTGCCACAGCCATAGGCATCATGTCTAGTAGGAAACAAAGGGATCCTAGCTTCTTTTTCGAGTACATGCTAGATAAGGAAGGACATTTGAATAGGATGTTCTGGTGCGACTCCCAGTCTCGTCATGACTATGAGGACTTCGGCGACGTGCTTGTATTTGACAGCACGTACAAGATGAACCGCTAtggtatgccattcataccttttgttggtcttaacaatcaccggaagaccactgtttttggttgtgccatagtTTCGGACGAGACCGAGGAGACATACGTGTGGCTTCTGCAGACTTTTTTAAggtccatgtgtcaaaagatgcCTAAGAGTGTTATCACAGACGCCGACACTGCGATGATCAAGGCAATTCGCGAAGTCTTGCCAGACGTGTGGCACCGTATATGTACGTGGCACATAGAGAAAAATATGAAGATTCACCTCAGTCACAAGTCCTTGAAGGAGTTCCGAACTCTTCTGTACTACAGCACGTCCACAGTAACGTTTGAGGAGAGATGGCACGCATTTTCCAAAAGATGGCAGTCGGAAAAAACTGTAACATGGTTGAGGCGGATGTATAAAAAGAGGAGACCGTGGGCCGCGGCATATCTAACAGAGGGGTTTTGGCTTGGCATGAAAAGCAACCAGCAGAGTGAAAGCCTGAACTCatgccttcacctccacctagaCGGTGAAATGACCCTGGTGGATATGATTTTGCACTATGAGAACACCGTTGTGCGTATCCGTGAAAACGAGGCGCGAGATGACTGCACGGCCTCACAGAGTTTACCGGTGGCAAttactagctcgagggaacttgagatagctgcttctcacgtcttcactccagcaaacttctatatgttgcaagaTGATCTTAAAAAAATTGATGGCATGGAGATTATAGAAATAAAGCTGGGAGATGAATCACAGCAGTACATCATGGCCTGGAAGAATAACCGGAGGCGCCGTTTTTGGGTGGAGTATACACCAGTAAATTCCGCAGAAACTATAAGGTGCAGCTGCAGAAGAATGATTCGAAAGGGTCTACCTTGCAAGCACATATTCCATGTACTGAAGCACTTGAACatatctgaaataccaaagtgtttagttcttATTCGGTTCACAAAAGAAGCAAGGTTGGGACTGCCCGCGAGGCGCACAAGCGATCTGTTGGGATTTGGTTGGACTGGGGCCCGggaaagaatgaaatatagccagGTCAGTGTGTTAGCGTCTGAAGCTATACATGCGGCATGCAAACACCCTGCTTTGTGGGATCAGTTACAGGAGAGTTTGAAGGATGTGATAGCTAAGAGGCATGAGTATGATCTGCTACAGGAAAATTTGTTGAAGCAAACAAATGACATCAGTAAGTGTGCAGTTGAATATGTGGACGATGATGAAGGCAACATGATTGAGGTTAAAGATCCTATGAAAGTGTCAAGCAAAGGTGCAACAAAGGTAGATGAGAGCCGCCCTGTCTCGAAAAATGGTAGACCACTCTCTATTGATGAGTTGAAAACCCGGTGCGGCGCTTGCAACTTGGTTGGACACACTAGACATAGCAAGAAATGCAAACTAAATCAGAA AATTAGAGAGGGAACAAGAGTAGAACACTTGCTTCAATTATTTACTGTGTTAATCGGCCGGCTCATACTTTGGCTAAGGTAG